A genomic segment from Spinacia oleracea cultivar Varoflay chromosome 3, BTI_SOV_V1, whole genome shotgun sequence encodes:
- the LOC110783053 gene encoding B3 domain-containing protein At2g31420-like, translated as MSLASRTQSSSSIMEKAMNEDSVPQCLIEFEKYLDQLQMMKKKKSPREILANIRRNVIEKKEKAQKFLINKLEENLVEKIRMVAVNRKAAEEAGRLKMSFWREINKRGGTNVKLVMKKVITASDVNNKQERLLLPFGKLQIESRDFLRADEEKMLEEKGGSIKVMLIQPKFVEEIGHVVNDIDLRKWKGGYVLTTKQWNLVVERNEIKEHQVFHVWSFRVGEGQTKLGFALVRI; from the exons ATGAGTTTGGCTTCAAGGACTCAAAGTTCTTCGAGTATCATGGAGAAAGCTATGAATGAAG ATTCTGTACCACAGTGTCTCATCGAATTTGAAAAGTACTTGGATCAATTACAAATgatgaaaaaaaagaaatctCCGAGGGAAATTTTAGCAAATATCAGACGCAATGTGATCGAGAAAAAGGAAAAAGCGCAAAAATTCTTAATCAACAAATTAGAAGAAAATTTAGTGGAAAAGATACGAATGGTTGCCGTTAACAGAAAGGCGGCGGAGGAAGCTGGACGTCTAAAAATGTCGTTTTGGAGAGAAATAAATAAACGAGGAGGTACAAATGTGAAATTGGTCATGAAGAAAGTAATTACTGCAAGTGACGTAAACAATAAACAAGAAAGGCTATTATTGCCATTCGGAAAATTACAAATCGAGTCACGTGATTTCCTACGTGCAGATGAGGAGAAGATGTTGGAAGAGAAAGGAGGGAGTATTAAGGTGATGTTGATTCAGCCAAAATTTGTTGAAGAAATTGGGCATGTTGTTAATGATATTGATTTGAGGAAGTGGAAAGGGGGTTATGTTCTTACAACCAAACAGTGGAATCTTGTCGTGGAAAGGAATGAGATTAAGGAACATCAAGTATTCCATGTTTGGTCTTTTAGGGTTGGTGAAGGTCAAACAAAACTTGGGTTTGCTCTAGTTAGGATTTGA
- the LOC110783054 gene encoding putative F-box protein At1g33530: protein MEIMGEPIGMHHKSENYSDKIKVNALFLQKIMDLPHDLILHDIVTRLPIKSILQYKSVSKQWYSSISSSCFGNAHFKSSSPNHLPFSCINSVLIQSKNGYFLYSFDEDKGERESCTNNVDYEKGLFRLDIDFDDEISLIGSCNGLVCFYSLSGYLIVLNPITHQKTKFMYPLLEGFRDFSFGFGYVSLNNDFKIVRISESEEKRGIILVHVYSLKTHKWKQVYDERIIHGYSLHRKPTLSGVLVNETLYWIMYEKGRIEKQGVLGFDLVQERFNEVSGLVPSDSYLSCFRFLGCMGGFLGMGRVTNRGDVSISVSKQNGQIEYIGLYRDMNLSSCCSVTGFTKSGKFFIQLGDQELGLVDPNSSPKKYTRVVRFGNQGSIRVLSYTPSLISPSTGKAISITWLETWS from the exons ATGGAAATAATGGGGGAGCCAATAGGAATGCATCATAAATCAGAAAACTATAGTGataaaataaaagttaatgcattatttcttcaaaaaatAATGGACCTCCCTCATGATCTTATACTACATGATATTGTTACAAGGCTACCCATCAAATCCATACTCCAATACAAGTCAGTTTCCAAACAATGGTATTCTTCTATCTCATCTTCGTGTTTTGGTAATGCTCATTTCAAATCATCATCTCCAAATCATCTCCCTTTTTCGTGTATAAACTCTGTTCTTATCCAATCCAAGAATGGTTATTTTCTATATTCCTTTGATGAAGATAAAGGAGAAAGAGAATCATGTACTAATAATGTTGATTATGAGAAGGGTTTGTTTAGATTAGATATTGATTTTGATGATGAGATTAGTCTTATTGGTTCATGTAATGGGTTAGTATGCTTCTATTCTTTGTCGGGTTACTTGATTGTTTTGAACCCAATTACACACCAAAAGACTAAGTTTATGTACCCTTTATTGGAGGGTTTTCGAGATTTCAGTTTTGGGTTCGGGTATGTATCTTTGAACAATGATTTTAAAATTGTTAGAATCAGTGAATCCGAGGAAAAAAGAGGGATAATCTTAGTTCATGTTTACTCATTAAAAACTCATAAATGGAAACAAGTTTATGATGAGAGGATTATTCATGGGTATTCCCTACATAGGAAGCCTACATTGAGTGGAGTTTTGGTTAATGAGACTCTATATTGGATCATGTATGAAAAAGGGCGTATTGAGAAACAAGGCGTTTTGGGGTTTGATTTGGTCCAAGAAAGGTTCAATGAAGTTAGCGGTTTGGTCCCTAGTGACTCTTATTTAAGCTGTTTTCGGTTCCTTGGTTGTATGGGCGGGTTCTTGGGTATGGGCCGGGTCACCAACCGTGGTGATGTGAGTATATCGGTTTCAAAACAGAATGGACAGATTGAATATATTGGACTTTATAGGGATATGAATCTAAGTTCTTGTTGTTCTGTAACTGGATTTACCAAATCTGGTAAGTTTTTCATTCAATTAGGTGATCAGGAGTTAGGATTAGTTGATCCTAACTCTTCGCCTAAGAAGTATACTCGGGTTGTTAGATTTGGAAATCAAGGTAGTATTCGTGTGTTGAGTTATACTCCGAGCCTGATCTCCCCTTCTACAG GAAAGGCAATATCGATAACATGGTTGGAGACTTGGAGTTGA